One genomic window of Xanthobacter dioxanivorans includes the following:
- a CDS encoding ABC transporter permease yields the protein MSALATTGEGSLTGGRPAPGGTDRRRRRSTAGWLLFPSLTLVLAGLILPLALMARTSVAHFDAASPDLVGFTLENYARFFGEPFYLMILARTLLVALSCTAICLVLGVPAAFVISRVESRTLKTALILATIIPLLMGNAVRAAGWMVLLADKGLINSALLSAGLIAEPVRILYTGSAVVIGLIAVLLPFMVISLESVFENIGTAYEEAAQTMGAPPWTAFFRVTLPLAMPGVFSGCLLCFVLAMNAYATPVLIGGPSFQMMAPKVFEQAIKVYNWPFAATIALVLMAVTLVLSVASSLALQKRYGVL from the coding sequence GTGAGCGCGCTGGCCACCACCGGGGAGGGCAGCCTGACCGGCGGACGGCCTGCGCCGGGCGGCACCGACCGCCGGCGCAGGCGCTCCACCGCCGGCTGGCTGCTGTTTCCCAGCCTGACGCTGGTGCTGGCAGGCCTGATCCTGCCGCTTGCCCTCATGGCCCGTACCAGCGTCGCCCATTTCGATGCCGCGTCGCCGGACCTCGTGGGCTTCACGCTGGAAAACTATGCCCGCTTCTTCGGCGAGCCGTTCTATCTGATGATCCTCGCCCGCACGCTGTTGGTCGCGCTGAGTTGCACGGCCATCTGCCTGGTCCTCGGCGTCCCCGCAGCGTTCGTCATCAGCCGGGTCGAGAGCCGCACGCTGAAGACAGCGCTCATCCTCGCCACCATCATTCCGCTCTTGATGGGCAACGCGGTGCGCGCGGCGGGCTGGATGGTGCTGCTCGCCGACAAGGGGCTGATCAATTCCGCCTTGCTTTCTGCAGGCCTCATCGCCGAGCCGGTCCGCATCCTCTACACCGGATCCGCGGTGGTGATCGGCCTCATCGCCGTGCTGCTGCCGTTCATGGTGATCTCGCTCGAGAGCGTGTTCGAGAACATCGGCACGGCCTATGAGGAAGCCGCCCAGACCATGGGGGCGCCACCGTGGACGGCATTCTTCCGCGTGACCCTTCCGCTCGCCATGCCCGGCGTCTTCTCCGGTTGCCTGCTGTGCTTCGTGCTGGCGATGAACGCCTATGCGACGCCGGTCCTCATCGGTGGCCCGTCGTTCCAGATGATGGCGCCGAAGGTCTTCGAGCAGGCGATCAAGGTGTACAACTGGCCGTTCGCCGCCACCATCGCTCTGGTGCTGATGGCCGTGACGCTGGTGCTGAGCGTCGCCTCCAGCCTTGCGCTGCAAAAGCGCTACGGAGTGCTGTGA
- a CDS encoding (2Fe-2S)-binding protein codes for MTRFTLNGRATTVDVDDDTPLLWVLRDEIGLTGTKFGCGIGMCGACTVHVGGRATRSCITAVGTVEGAEVTTIEGLDPHGAHPVQTAWKDLQVPQCGYCQSGQIMQAVALLKDFPHPTDGEIDAVMTGNLCRCMTYVRIRAAIRKAAEANHG; via the coding sequence ATGACCCGCTTCACCCTCAACGGTCGCGCCACGACGGTGGATGTCGACGACGACACGCCGCTCCTCTGGGTCCTGCGCGACGAGATTGGGCTGACCGGCACCAAGTTCGGCTGCGGCATCGGCATGTGCGGGGCCTGCACCGTCCATGTGGGCGGTCGGGCAACGCGCTCCTGCATCACTGCGGTGGGCACGGTGGAGGGGGCGGAGGTCACGACCATAGAGGGACTGGACCCCCATGGCGCCCACCCGGTGCAGACGGCCTGGAAAGACTTGCAGGTGCCCCAATGCGGCTACTGCCAGTCCGGCCAGATCATGCAGGCGGTCGCCCTGCTCAAGGACTTCCCGCACCCCACGGATGGGGAGATCGACGCCGTCATGACCGGCAATCTCTGCCGCTGCATGACCTATGTGCGCATCCGCGCAGCGATCAGGAAGGCAGCCGAGGCGAACCATGGCTAG
- a CDS encoding tautomerase family protein, whose protein sequence is MPIMDVRYAAGTLDAAAKADLAARLTDVLIKMEGGANTPGGRAFAWVFFTAFAADDWWIGGHTDGTYVTGPGKFLVNVFIPEGYMNVTHKNEVHAWVAEAIAGATGCTDPAGSLLTVINEVTEGNWGDGGQPISLESIARTVGQDGGPRPLWSRAYFEAKARSMVAAGYPADTGGMLPSLRPRLLAATADPA, encoded by the coding sequence ATGCCGATCATGGACGTGCGTTATGCCGCCGGGACGCTCGATGCGGCGGCGAAAGCCGATCTTGCCGCGCGCCTCACCGACGTGCTCATCAAAATGGAGGGCGGCGCCAACACGCCCGGCGGGCGGGCCTTCGCCTGGGTGTTCTTCACCGCCTTCGCCGCGGATGACTGGTGGATCGGCGGCCACACCGACGGAACCTACGTGACCGGTCCGGGCAAGTTCCTGGTCAACGTCTTCATCCCCGAAGGCTACATGAACGTCACGCACAAGAACGAGGTTCATGCCTGGGTGGCGGAAGCGATCGCCGGGGCGACGGGCTGCACCGATCCGGCCGGCAGCCTGCTCACCGTCATCAACGAGGTGACCGAGGGCAATTGGGGCGACGGCGGCCAGCCCATCAGCCTGGAATCCATCGCCAGGACGGTGGGCCAGGACGGTGGCCCCCGACCGCTCTGGTCGCGCGCCTATTTCGAGGCCAAGGCGCGGTCCATGGTGGCGGCGGGCTATCCCGCCGATACCGGCGGAATGCTGCCCTCGCTGCGGCCGCGGCTGCTAGCCGCGACCGCAGACCCGGCCTGA
- a CDS encoding pirin family protein codes for MSKSFVLRAGERGHDVIYSDGSASSYVAGHPGSHISRESSFNFHQYQDGRPGFGTVRVFGDEVFNGAGCGYNMHPHHNFIICAFVLEGELTHINTAGRGMVDQLRQGDYYVFSAGSGGKHCELSISPENMNAIYLWLMPGQLYLPPSYHRAHFDIRTRRNRIVQLVGDADGALPVAQDLRVSRLVTDRAGRFTYTPRTPEHGVYVFVAEGGATVNGAALARRDSMGITGAGALALDVPDSSDIFFVETAMLDDARIRAWEKANGADLLD; via the coding sequence ATGAGCAAGTCTTTCGTGCTTCGGGCGGGCGAGCGCGGCCACGATGTCATCTATTCAGACGGCAGCGCCTCGTCCTACGTGGCCGGACATCCGGGCAGCCACATCAGCCGCGAGTCCAGCTTCAACTTCCATCAATACCAGGATGGCCGCCCCGGCTTCGGCACCGTCCGCGTGTTCGGTGATGAAGTCTTCAATGGCGCCGGGTGCGGCTACAACATGCATCCGCACCACAATTTCATCATCTGCGCCTTTGTGCTGGAAGGCGAGCTGACCCACATCAACACCGCCGGCCGCGGCATGGTCGACCAGCTTCGGCAGGGCGATTACTACGTGTTTTCGGCGGGCTCTGGCGGGAAGCACTGCGAGCTTTCCATCAGTCCTGAGAACATGAACGCGATCTATCTGTGGCTCATGCCCGGCCAGCTCTATCTGCCGCCGAGCTACCATCGCGCCCATTTCGACATCCGCACGCGGCGCAACCGCATCGTCCAGCTGGTGGGCGACGCCGACGGCGCGCTGCCGGTGGCGCAGGATCTGCGTGTCTCGCGTCTGGTGACCGACCGCGCCGGCCGCTTCACCTACACCCCGCGTACCCCGGAGCATGGGGTGTATGTGTTCGTCGCGGAGGGCGGCGCCACCGTAAACGGGGCGGCGCTGGCGCGTCGCGACAGCATGGGCATCACCGGCGCCGGGGCTCTCGCGCTCGATGTTCCCGACAGCTCCGACATCTTCTTCGTCGAGACCGCCATGCTCGACGACGCCCGCATCCGCGCCTGGGAAAAGGCGAATGGCGCCGACCTCCTCGACTGA
- the mdlC gene encoding benzoylformate decarboxylase: MTTIRDLTYDLLRRHDITTIFGNPGSNELPFLEDFPSDFRYILALHEGAAIGMADGYAQATGRTAFVNLHSAAGTGNAMGGFANAWNAHTPLVVTAGQQVRAMMGIEALLTNIDATTLPKPLVKWSCEPARAENVPLAMSHALHLSALPAPGPVYLSIPYDDWDKPAEPESLRLLTRTVSAAGALDTGALAALAARLDRSTNPVIVLGPDVDAARANAHAVRLAERLKAPVWVAPSAPRCPFPTTHRNFRGLLTASMADISRQLEGHDLVLVAGAPVFRYHQYEPGPLLPPGAELIQITCDPDEASRAPMGDAVVGDIGLILAALADKVSDAARPEPQPRETPTRAAAGVAPLAAERVLDLMDELAPRDAIYVNESTSTIEAMWERMRWEQPGSYYFGAAGGLGFAMPAAVGVQLAEPDRQVIALIGDGSANYSVTALWTAAQHKVPVVFVIMRNGTYGALRWFAGVLKAEHVPALDVPDIDFVAIATGYGVEAVRVDTDAAFAAAFTRALKAGKPSLIEVVTAWPPT; this comes from the coding sequence ATGACCACCATCCGCGACCTGACCTACGATCTGCTGCGCCGGCACGACATTACCACCATCTTCGGCAATCCCGGCTCGAACGAGCTGCCTTTCCTTGAGGATTTCCCGTCCGACTTCCGCTACATCCTCGCCTTGCACGAGGGCGCGGCCATCGGCATGGCCGACGGCTACGCGCAGGCCACGGGCCGCACCGCCTTTGTCAACCTCCACTCCGCAGCCGGCACGGGCAACGCCATGGGTGGCTTCGCCAACGCCTGGAATGCCCATACGCCGCTGGTGGTGACTGCGGGCCAGCAGGTTCGTGCCATGATGGGCATCGAGGCGCTCCTGACCAACATCGATGCGACCACGCTGCCAAAGCCGCTGGTGAAGTGGTCCTGCGAGCCGGCCCGCGCGGAGAACGTGCCCCTTGCCATGAGCCACGCCCTGCACCTGTCGGCCTTGCCCGCGCCGGGGCCGGTCTATCTCTCCATCCCCTATGACGACTGGGACAAGCCCGCCGAGCCGGAATCCTTGCGGCTGCTGACGCGCACGGTCTCCGCCGCGGGCGCGCTCGATACCGGAGCGCTTGCCGCGCTTGCCGCGCGCCTTGATCGCAGCACCAATCCTGTGATCGTGCTGGGGCCGGACGTGGACGCGGCGCGCGCGAACGCGCACGCGGTGCGCCTCGCCGAGCGGCTGAAGGCACCGGTGTGGGTCGCCCCTTCGGCGCCGCGCTGCCCCTTTCCCACTACCCATCGCAATTTCCGCGGCCTCCTGACCGCCAGCATGGCCGATATCTCCAGGCAGCTGGAAGGCCACGATTTGGTGCTGGTGGCCGGTGCGCCGGTGTTCCGCTATCACCAGTACGAGCCCGGCCCCCTGCTGCCGCCCGGGGCCGAGCTGATCCAGATCACCTGCGACCCCGACGAGGCGTCGCGCGCGCCCATGGGCGATGCGGTGGTCGGCGACATTGGCCTTATCCTCGCAGCGCTCGCCGACAAGGTCAGCGATGCGGCACGGCCGGAGCCGCAGCCGCGGGAGACACCGACACGGGCCGCGGCGGGCGTTGCCCCCCTCGCCGCCGAGCGCGTCCTCGACCTCATGGACGAGCTCGCCCCGCGCGACGCCATCTATGTGAACGAATCCACCTCCACCATCGAGGCCATGTGGGAGCGGATGCGCTGGGAGCAGCCGGGGAGCTATTATTTCGGGGCGGCAGGCGGCCTCGGCTTCGCCATGCCGGCCGCCGTTGGCGTGCAGCTCGCCGAGCCGGACCGGCAGGTGATCGCGCTCATCGGCGACGGCTCTGCCAATTACAGCGTCACCGCCTTGTGGACGGCGGCGCAGCATAAGGTGCCGGTGGTGTTCGTCATCATGCGCAACGGCACGTATGGCGCCCTGCGGTGGTTCGCCGGCGTGCTGAAAGCCGAGCACGTGCCTGCCCTGGACGTGCCGGACATCGATTTCGTCGCCATCGCCACGGGCTACGGGGTGGAGGCGGTGCGGGTCGACACCGATGCGGCCTTCGCCGCCGCCTTCACCCGCGCGCTCAAGGCCGGCAAGCCCTCCCTCATCGAGGTCGTCACCGCCTGGCCCCCGACTTGA
- a CDS encoding cytochrome c — protein MSLLVIGVGGFAALAWRPAIAPITPPAVSSFAPDLVARGAVLAGAGYCATCHTAPGGAPYAGGYAMQTGFGTIYSTNITPEVETGIGSWSEAAFRRAMHSGVSRDGSHLFPAFPYDHFTKLTDADVAALYAYMMTRTPVRAAPLENGLPFPLNLRPLQAGWKLLFFQPGRYVEQPARGEVWNRGAYLAEGISHCGACHTPRNALGAEERGNAFAGAPIDHWVAPPLTKANPSPVPWSQDELVTYLRRGVSRFHGVAAGPMSPVVHDGLARLPDADIAALGLYFADVGQAAARAAEAQPAIERALAMNAHDPGLPYDPTARLYAAACASCHFNGGGQVNALRPDLALNSAVSLSDPTNLIRVMLYGVTAREGAPGIVMPGFAPALSDADIARIAAYLRATRTSHPAWPDLEKTVAAVRAQGRGQE, from the coding sequence ATGTCACTCCTTGTGATCGGGGTCGGAGGGTTCGCAGCCCTGGCCTGGCGCCCGGCGATCGCGCCCATCACGCCGCCCGCAGTCTCAAGCTTCGCTCCGGACCTCGTCGCCCGCGGCGCGGTGCTGGCCGGCGCCGGCTATTGCGCCACCTGCCACACCGCGCCGGGCGGCGCGCCCTATGCCGGCGGTTATGCGATGCAGACCGGCTTCGGCACCATCTATTCCACCAACATCACCCCCGAAGTGGAGACGGGCATCGGCAGCTGGTCGGAGGCCGCCTTCCGGCGGGCCATGCATTCGGGCGTGTCGCGCGACGGCTCGCATCTGTTTCCGGCTTTTCCCTATGACCACTTCACCAAGCTGACCGACGCAGACGTCGCCGCGCTCTACGCTTACATGATGACGCGTACCCCCGTGCGGGCGGCACCCCTTGAAAACGGCCTGCCGTTCCCGCTCAACCTGCGCCCGCTTCAGGCGGGATGGAAGCTGCTATTCTTCCAGCCGGGGCGCTATGTCGAGCAGCCCGCGCGCGGCGAGGTCTGGAACCGAGGCGCCTATCTGGCAGAGGGCATCAGCCATTGCGGCGCCTGCCACACGCCCCGCAACGCGCTGGGCGCGGAGGAGCGTGGGAACGCCTTCGCGGGCGCGCCGATCGACCATTGGGTGGCGCCGCCCCTGACGAAGGCGAACCCTTCGCCGGTGCCGTGGAGCCAGGATGAGCTCGTCACCTATCTCCGCCGCGGCGTCAGCCGGTTTCACGGCGTCGCGGCCGGTCCGATGTCGCCCGTCGTCCACGATGGCCTCGCCCGCCTTCCCGACGCGGACATCGCCGCGCTCGGCCTCTATTTCGCCGATGTCGGGCAGGCGGCGGCGCGGGCCGCCGAGGCGCAGCCGGCGATCGAACGGGCGCTGGCGATGAATGCGCACGACCCCGGGCTTCCCTACGATCCGACAGCACGCCTCTATGCGGCGGCCTGCGCCTCCTGCCACTTCAACGGCGGCGGGCAGGTCAACGCACTACGGCCCGATCTGGCCCTGAACAGTGCGGTCTCCCTGTCGGACCCCACCAATCTGATCCGGGTGATGCTGTACGGCGTGACCGCGCGCGAAGGTGCCCCTGGCATCGTGATGCCAGGCTTCGCGCCGGCCCTGAGCGATGCCGACATCGCCCGCATCGCCGCCTATCTGCGCGCCACCCGCACGTCCCATCCGGCGTGGCCGGATCTCGAAAAGACCGTTGCCGCCGTCCGCGCCCAGGGTCGCGGACAGGAGTGA
- a CDS encoding xanthine dehydrogenase family protein molybdopterin-binding subunit gives MARGMNPGAPVLTRRGFLVASVGAGVGASLAFGFPRGAAAAMDPAVPGGMPPAEAGPLFEPTLWFAIDGEGWVSINIIRAEMGQHVGTALARILADELGADWDKVRILHVDTDPKWGLMVTGGSWSVWQSFPLFSRAGAAGRIALIEQGAKRLGVDPSACRVENGTVVAGGASLTFGEIARQGVPVRRFSADELEKLPIKPASERRLVGRPVQALDIPPKTDGTARYGIDAKVPGMVYARPKIPPTRNGAKVNGVDDSAAKAVKGYVGSLVLDDPSGTVPGWVMVIAQSYPAAIRAADLVRVDWTPGPTSAVSEKDIQDHAAQLIAQPDAGAVLDTGGGDTAAAFKAAQSTLEQTYTTATVLHFQLEPVNALAFEKDGVFEIHTGNQWQSLILPTLAKALGRPETGIILRTYLIGGGFGRRLNGDYAVPAALAAKALAKPVKMVLTREDDARFDSPRSPSVQRLRMAFGAGGEVTAMEHDAAAGWPSQVMTPSLMPKGANGVLYDPFSISGADHWYSVGAQKVRAISNDLANAAFRPGWLRSVGPGWTNWALESFMDEAAHHAKEDPVAFRLKLLDAKGRNAGSAPNAVGGALRQAEVVRRAAARAGWGAPLPADTALGLATSFGQERTMPTWIACVARVHVDRPTGAVRVEKLTLVADAGTVVDPDGARAQVEGAALWGLSMALHEGTVFERGQVKDTNLNSYMPLRISDIPQMDTGFVDSIEVPVGLGEPATTVVGPAIGNAIFNAVGARLRHIPITPDAVRSAIG, from the coding sequence ATGGCTAGAGGGATGAATCCGGGCGCGCCCGTGTTGACCCGGCGCGGCTTCCTGGTCGCCAGCGTCGGCGCGGGTGTCGGTGCGAGCCTCGCCTTCGGCTTTCCCCGCGGTGCCGCGGCGGCGATGGATCCCGCCGTGCCGGGCGGCATGCCACCGGCCGAGGCCGGGCCCCTGTTCGAGCCCACGCTGTGGTTCGCCATCGACGGTGAGGGTTGGGTGAGCATCAACATCATCCGCGCCGAGATGGGCCAGCATGTGGGCACCGCGCTCGCCCGCATCCTTGCGGACGAGCTTGGCGCCGACTGGGACAAGGTGCGCATCCTCCATGTGGACACCGATCCGAAATGGGGTCTGATGGTCACGGGCGGCAGCTGGTCGGTGTGGCAGAGCTTCCCCCTGTTCAGCCGGGCCGGAGCGGCCGGGCGCATCGCGCTGATCGAGCAGGGCGCGAAGCGCCTCGGCGTCGACCCGTCGGCATGCCGGGTCGAGAATGGCACCGTGGTTGCGGGTGGCGCTTCCCTCACCTTCGGCGAGATCGCCCGGCAGGGCGTCCCCGTGCGTCGATTTTCTGCGGACGAACTCGAGAAGTTGCCCATCAAGCCGGCCTCCGAGCGGCGCCTGGTCGGCCGGCCGGTTCAGGCCCTCGACATCCCGCCGAAGACCGACGGCACGGCACGCTATGGCATCGACGCCAAGGTCCCCGGCATGGTCTATGCCCGGCCGAAGATCCCCCCGACGCGGAACGGCGCGAAGGTCAACGGGGTCGACGACAGCGCGGCCAAAGCGGTGAAGGGCTATGTCGGCAGTCTCGTGCTCGATGATCCCTCGGGCACCGTGCCGGGCTGGGTGATGGTGATTGCGCAAAGCTATCCCGCCGCCATCCGCGCCGCCGATCTCGTCCGGGTGGACTGGACTCCTGGGCCGACGTCCGCCGTGTCCGAGAAGGATATCCAGGATCACGCCGCCCAGTTGATCGCCCAGCCGGACGCCGGCGCCGTGCTCGACACCGGGGGCGGTGACACGGCGGCGGCGTTCAAGGCGGCGCAGTCGACGCTGGAGCAGACCTACACCACCGCGACCGTGCTGCATTTCCAGCTCGAGCCCGTCAACGCGCTCGCATTCGAGAAGGACGGCGTGTTCGAGATCCACACCGGCAACCAGTGGCAGAGCCTGATCCTGCCGACGCTGGCCAAGGCGCTCGGGCGACCCGAGACCGGCATCATCCTGCGCACCTACCTGATCGGCGGCGGTTTCGGCCGCCGGCTGAACGGCGATTACGCAGTGCCGGCCGCGCTGGCGGCGAAGGCGCTCGCCAAGCCGGTGAAAATGGTGCTCACGCGGGAGGACGATGCCCGCTTTGATTCCCCCCGCTCGCCCTCGGTGCAGCGGCTGCGCATGGCATTCGGTGCGGGCGGCGAGGTGACCGCGATGGAGCACGACGCGGCCGCCGGGTGGCCGTCGCAGGTCATGACGCCATCCTTGATGCCGAAGGGCGCGAACGGCGTTCTCTACGATCCGTTCTCCATCTCCGGTGCCGACCATTGGTACAGTGTCGGCGCGCAGAAGGTGCGCGCCATCTCGAACGATCTGGCGAACGCCGCTTTCCGTCCGGGCTGGCTGCGTTCGGTGGGGCCGGGCTGGACCAACTGGGCGCTGGAAAGCTTCATGGACGAGGCCGCCCACCATGCCAAGGAGGACCCTGTCGCCTTCCGGCTGAAGCTGCTCGACGCGAAGGGTCGCAACGCCGGCTCGGCGCCGAACGCGGTGGGCGGTGCGCTGCGGCAGGCTGAGGTCGTCCGCCGGGCGGCCGCGCGGGCCGGCTGGGGCGCTCCGCTCCCGGCCGATACCGCCCTCGGGCTGGCCACCAGCTTCGGGCAGGAACGGACCATGCCGACCTGGATCGCCTGCGTGGCGCGGGTCCACGTCGACCGGCCCACAGGCGCCGTCCGGGTGGAGAAGCTGACGCTCGTCGCTGATGCCGGCACCGTGGTCGATCCCGACGGCGCGCGCGCGCAGGTCGAGGGCGCCGCATTGTGGGGCCTCAGCATGGCCCTGCACGAGGGGACCGTTTTCGAGCGCGGCCAGGTGAAAGATACCAATCTCAACAGCTACATGCCGTTGCGCATCAGCGACATTCCGCAGATGGACACCGGCTTCGTCGACAGTATCGAGGTCCCGGTCGGGCTGGGAGAGCCGGCCACGACGGTGGTGGGGCCGGCCATCGGCAATGCCATCTTCAACGCCGTCGGTGCGCGGCTGCGGCACATTCCCATCACGCCGGACGCCGTTCGCTCCGCCATCGGATGA
- a CDS encoding rubredoxin, whose translation METPLTRWLCLGCGFSYDEALGLPEHGLPPGTRWADVPDDWVCPDCGTPKGQFEMVEMGYSEGGADLARIA comes from the coding sequence ATGGAAACGCCCCTGACGCGGTGGCTCTGCCTTGGATGCGGCTTCTCGTATGACGAGGCCCTCGGCCTTCCGGAGCACGGCTTGCCGCCGGGCACCCGCTGGGCCGACGTGCCCGACGACTGGGTCTGCCCCGATTGCGGCACCCCAAAGGGCCAGTTCGAGATGGTGGAGATGGGCTATTCGGAAGGCGGCGCCGATCTGGCGCGCATCGCCTGA
- a CDS encoding ABC transporter substrate-binding protein has product MTDQTILGPALDRRRLLAGAAVLGTAALLPGASRAQSGELVVSNWGGDWNERIAKGFEEPAFAASAMRIIHDLAPVPERKAKLLAERRLPRSSVDVTWLSDADAYEMSAQGVLETLDMSRIPSAGHIIEKLRRPYFIPAAYGGVVLLYNPARIPQPPTSFADLWNPKYAGRVGIIDQLYFNYIYAAALSHGGSMSDVSKAFPALMEMKKQVQPRLYPSHQALAAAFKAEEIWISANYSARAIQWEKEGLPLRWSYPKEGAVAISFGAGIPKRARNVDGAYAYLEAMLQPKAMGAISLATSYAVATDNADVPVEDRKRLEFTADQIAKLNFVDYPYAAKSDAQWIEWWNKEFKA; this is encoded by the coding sequence GTGACCGATCAAACCATTCTGGGCCCTGCGCTGGATCGCAGGCGTCTCCTCGCTGGCGCAGCCGTCCTCGGCACCGCCGCCCTGCTCCCCGGCGCCAGCCGCGCGCAGAGCGGCGAGCTCGTCGTCTCCAACTGGGGCGGCGACTGGAACGAGCGCATCGCCAAGGGGTTCGAGGAACCGGCCTTCGCCGCCTCGGCCATGCGCATCATCCATGATCTTGCCCCGGTGCCGGAGCGCAAGGCGAAGCTGCTGGCGGAGCGGCGCCTGCCGCGCTCCAGCGTCGACGTGACCTGGCTGAGCGACGCCGACGCCTACGAGATGAGCGCCCAGGGCGTGCTCGAAACCCTCGACATGTCCCGAATTCCGAGCGCCGGCCACATCATCGAGAAACTGCGCCGGCCCTATTTCATTCCCGCGGCCTATGGCGGCGTGGTCCTGCTCTACAATCCGGCCAGGATTCCGCAGCCGCCCACAAGCTTCGCCGATCTGTGGAACCCGAAATATGCCGGCCGCGTCGGCATCATCGATCAGCTCTACTTCAACTACATCTATGCCGCGGCGCTTTCCCACGGCGGTTCCATGAGCGACGTGAGCAAGGCCTTTCCGGCGCTGATGGAGATGAAGAAGCAGGTCCAGCCGCGGCTCTATCCCTCCCACCAGGCACTGGCCGCGGCCTTCAAGGCCGAGGAGATCTGGATCTCGGCAAACTACAGCGCCCGCGCCATCCAGTGGGAGAAGGAAGGCCTGCCCCTGCGCTGGTCCTATCCGAAGGAGGGCGCCGTCGCGATCTCGTTCGGCGCGGGCATCCCGAAGCGGGCGCGCAACGTGGATGGCGCCTACGCCTATCTGGAAGCGATGCTCCAGCCCAAGGCCATGGGCGCCATCTCCCTCGCCACCTCCTATGCCGTCGCCACCGACAATGCCGACGTCCCCGTGGAGGATCGCAAGCGCCTCGAATTCACCGCAGACCAGATCGCGAAGCTCAATTTCGTCGACTACCCTTATGCGGCGAAGAGCGACGCCCAATGGATCGAGTGGTGGAACAAGGAATTCAAGGCGTGA
- a CDS encoding GntR family transcriptional regulator, whose protein sequence is MDQNLREQVLRHVRSEIISGQSGPGKMYSVPTLAADLGVSTTPVREALLELARTGLIEPMRNRGFKVVEPTVDDLRNLFEMRNLLEVRAAELFALKSRKKKKTLEHLTGLADAVRAAVEEDDLYGYLESDRNFHLAFISAAENSLLTEMAMGLRDKMRLHGISSRSGMERQASSVAEHYRLVSLAESGDVEGIKALMTSHILTWEPIFIEALLKSRREVGAALA, encoded by the coding sequence ATGGATCAGAATTTGCGTGAGCAGGTGTTGCGGCATGTGAGGTCGGAGATCATCTCTGGCCAGAGCGGGCCGGGGAAAATGTACTCCGTGCCGACCCTTGCCGCCGACCTCGGCGTGTCCACCACCCCGGTGCGCGAGGCGCTGCTGGAGCTGGCGCGCACCGGCCTCATCGAACCCATGCGCAACCGCGGCTTCAAGGTGGTCGAGCCGACCGTGGACGATCTGCGCAACCTGTTCGAGATGCGAAATCTGCTGGAGGTGCGAGCGGCCGAGCTGTTCGCGCTGAAGTCGCGCAAAAAAAAGAAGACCCTTGAGCACCTCACCGGCCTCGCCGATGCCGTCAGGGCGGCTGTAGAAGAGGATGACCTCTACGGATATCTGGAGAGTGACCGCAATTTTCATCTCGCATTCATCAGCGCTGCCGAGAATTCCCTGCTGACAGAGATGGCCATGGGCCTGCGGGACAAGATGCGGCTGCACGGCATCTCCTCCCGCAGCGGCATGGAGCGTCAGGCCTCTTCTGTCGCGGAGCACTACCGCCTTGTGAGCCTCGCTGAGTCAGGTGACGTAGAAGGGATCAAGGCTCTCATGACAAGCCACATCCTGACTTGGGAGCCGATCTTCATCGAAGCGCTCCTGAAGAGCAGACGTGAGGTAGGCGCTGCGCTTGCCTGA